A region of Arabidopsis thaliana chromosome 5, partial sequence DNA encodes the following proteins:
- a CDS encoding Major facilitator superfamily protein, translating to MAFGWLGFTSNIGSILGYVCSILFASKSFNGVAGWRIAFLLVAVVSVIVGILVRLFATDPHYSDRKITKHVKDKPFWSDIRDLLKEAKMVIKIPSFQIFVAQGVSGSFPWSALAFAPLWLELIGFSHKTTAVLVTLFTISCSLGGLFGGYMGDTLAKKFPNGGRIFLSQVSSGSAIPLAAILLIGLPDDPSTAFSHGLVLVIMGLCISWNGAATNGPIFAEIVPERARTSIYALDRSFESILASFAPPIVGMLAQNIYGYKPIPEGSTSSVKIDTDRANAASLAKALYTSIGIPMVICCTIYSFLYCTYPRDRDRAKMQALIESEMQQLNEEEDEIEVKCFGAEEHDEAYLLKQHQNES from the exons ATGGCATTTGGGTGGTTAGGATTCACATCAAACATTGGTTCCATACTTGGCTATGTATGTTCCATCCTCTTTGCCTCAAAATCTTTCAATGGTGTCGCTGGATGGAGAATCGCTTTCCTTTTGGTAGCAGTCGTTAGCGTGATAGTAGGCATTTTGGTCCGTCTCTTCGCAACAGATCCTCACTACAGCGACAGAAAGATCACAAAACATGTCAAAGACAAACCTTTCTGGTCAGACATAAGAGATCTATTGAAAGAAGCTAAGATGGTGATAAAGATTCCGTCTTTCCAAATCTTTGTCGCTCAGGGAGTTTCGGGTTCTTTCCCTTGGTCAGCTTTGGCTTTTGCACCATTGTGGCTAGAACTCATTGGTTTCTCCCACAAAACAACCGCGGTTCTCGTGACTCTTTTCACCATTTCTTGCTCTCTTGGAGGTTTGTTTGGAGGATACATGGGAGATACTCTCGCCAAGAAGTTCCCAAATGGCGGTAGGATTTTCCTCTCTCAGGTAAGCTCTGGCTCGGCAATTCCTTTAGCTGCGATTTTGCTTATCGGATTACCTGATGATCCCTCCACGGCCTTTAGCCACGGTCTGGTTCTTGTCATCATGGGATTATGCATCTCATGGAACGGTGCAGCTACAAACGG TCCAATATTTGCAGAGATAGTTCCTGAGAGAGCACGAACGAGCATCTACGCGTTAGACAGATCATTCGAGTCGATTCTAGCTTCTTTTGCTCCTCCTATAGTAGGGATGCTTGCTCAGAACATCTATGGATATAAACCAATCCCGGAAGGATCCACAAGCTCGGTCAAGATTGATACAGATAGAGCGAACGCAGCATCGCTCGCTAAAGCATTATACACATCGATTGGGATCCCGATGGTGATCTGTTGCACAATCTACTCGTTCCTATATTGCACATACCCGAGGGACCGAGACAGAGCAAAAATGCAAGCCTTGATCGAGTCAGAGATGCAACAACTcaatgaagaggaagatgagatcGAAGTGAAGTGTTTTGGAGCTGAAGAACACGATGAGGCTTATTTGCTTAAGCAGCATCAGAATGAGAGTTAA